A genome region from Macrotis lagotis isolate mMagLag1 chromosome 4, bilby.v1.9.chrom.fasta, whole genome shotgun sequence includes the following:
- the DTWD1 gene encoding tRNA-uridine aminocarboxypropyltransferase 1 produces MSLNSSVFFKEDKDNESELQNTSLMKENPLQNLCLASQEILQKAQQSGRAKCLKCGGSRMFYCYTCYVPVETVPVEQIPVVKLPLKIDIIKHPHETDGKSTAAHAKLLAPEDVNLYTYPCIPEYEERKHEIVLVFPGPNSVSVEDISLHLHKHIPSNALGSKDDKSDKQPIKRPKMEIEQNEDAENNSRRDGTSLKKVVFIDSTWNQTHKIIADERLQGLLQVELKKRKTCFWRHQKGKPDTFLSTIEAIYYFLVDYHTAILKEKYKGQYDNLMFFFSFMYQLIKNAKNSSGKQQENSALNL; encoded by the exons ATGTCTCTAAATTCATCtgtatttttcaaagaagacaaagatAATGAATcagaattacaaaacacttctttaatgaaagaaaatccCCTTCAAAACTTATGCTTAGCATCTCAGGAAATTCTCCAAAAAGCCCAGCAGAGTGGTAGAGCCAAATGTCTCAAATGTGGAGGCTCAAGAATGTTCTATTGCTACACATGTTATGTTCCAGTTGAAACTGTCCCAGTTGAACAGATTCCAGTTGTGAAG CTTCCATTGAAGATTGATATCATTAAACATCCTCATGAGACAGATGGCAAAAGTACTGCAGCACATGCTAAACTCTTAGCACCTGAAGATGTGAATCTTTACACATATCCCTGCATTCCAGAATATGAAGAAAGGAAGCATGAA ATTGTACTTGTTTTTCCTGGTCCCAATTCTGTCTCAGTAGAAGATATTTCTCTTCATTTGCATAAGCACATTCCAAGTAATGCTTTGGGTAGCAAGGATGACAAATCTGACAAACAACCCATTAAGCGCCCCAAAATGGAAATAGAACAGAATGAAGATGCAGAGAACAACAGTAGGAGGGATGGAACCTCACTGAAGAAAGTTGTATTTATAGATAGTACCTGGAATCAGACCCACAAAATAATTGCTGATGAACGACTTCAAg GCTTATTACAAGTTGAGTTAAAGAAACGGAAAACTTGCTTTTGGCGCCATCAGAAGGGAAAGCCAGATACCTTCCTTTCTACAATTGAAGCTATTTACTATTTTTTGGTGGATTACCACACTGCTATTTTAAAAGAGAAGTATAAAGGACAATATGACAaccttatgttttttttctcatttatgtaCCAATTGATTAAAAATGCCAAAAATTCTTCAGGAAAGCAGCAAGAAAATAGTGCTCTTAATttgtaa